The nucleotide sequence AATATTCGTTTACAGAAGATCTTAAGATTGAGAGTTTCAAGGCCCAGATTCAAGATAACACAAAGGTGATCTATATTGAAACTCCATCCAACCCACTATTAACCGTTACCGATATTAAAGCGGTTGCGGAACTTGCTAAAGAACATAACTTGGTAAGTATGATAGATAACACATTTGCTTCTCCGGTGAATCAAAATCCTATAGATTTTGGAATAGACATAGTTATTCACTCTGCAACCAAATACATGGGTGGGCACAGTGATATTTTAGCAGGAACGGTGATCTCTTCTGAAGAGCATATCAATACTATTTTTCAGATGGCTAAGAACTTTGGAGGAAGTTTAAGTGATTATACCGTTTGGTTATTAGAACGCAGTTTAAAGACAATGGGAATTCGTGTGAAGGCTCAGAATAAGAATGCTAAGAAATTGGCTAAATTTTTAGAAAAGCATGAAGATATTGGTCAGGTATATTATCCGGGTTTAAAATCTCATCCAGATCATAAGTTAGCAAAATCTCAGATGCATGGTTTTGGAGGAATGATGTCTTTTGAGCTAAGGGAAGGATTAGATGCAGATTTATTTCAGAAAAAATTAAAACTAATTAAATCTTCTATGAGTTTGGCAGGGGTAGAGTCTACTATTCTTTCACCTACAAAAACATCTCATGCGTTGTTAACTCCGGAAGAAAGAGAGAAACAAGGTATAAGAGACGGCCTTCTAAGATTCTCTGTAGGGATAGAAGAAAAGGAAGATCTTATAGCTGATATTGAGCAAGCGCTAAAAGAGTTGAAAGGTTAAGTGTCTAAGTCGACCAATTTGTAAGTAAAATTTTATATATGAAATTAGATATCTTAGCTATAGGTGCACATCCAGATGATGTAGAATTAAGTTGTTCTGGAACACTTGCTAAAGAAATATCCAAAGGAAAAAAAGTAGGAATTCTAGACCTTACCAGAGGAGAATTAGGAACTCGAGGTACTGCGATAACAAGAAGGGAAGAGGCAGAAAGTGCTGCAAAAATTCTCGGAGTATCGGTGAGAGAAAATCTAGGTTTTAGTGATGGTTTTTTTGAAAATAATAAAGAGCATCAACTAAAAATCATAGAGATTTTAAGAAAATATAAACCAGAAATAGTTTTTTGTAACGCTATAGAAGATAGGCATATAGATCACGGTAAAGGCTCTAAACTTGTGAGTGATGCTTGTTTTTTAAGTGGATTACGCCGAATAGAGACTCTAGATGAAAATGGGGAACAAGAGGCTTGGAGACCTAAACAGGTTTTTCATTATATACAATGGAAAAACTTGGTACCGGATGTAGTAGTAGATATTTCAGGGTTTATGGATGTAAAGCTAAAGTCTGTAAAAGCGTATAAGACGCAGTTCTATGATAAGGATAGCTCAGAGCCTAAAACTCCCATCTCTAGCGATAATTTTTTAGATAGTATTACCTACAGAGCGCGTGATTTAGGTAGGATAATTGGTACGGATCATGCTGAAGGATTCACTGTAGAACGCTATGTAGCAGTAGATTCCATTTTTGACCTAATTTAATTTTATTTTTTTCTTGGTAGAAATGTAGAAATGATATACATTTGCAACCGCGAATAAATGGTGGTTGTAGCTCAGCTGGTTAGAGCATCGGTTTGTGGTACCGAGGGTCGCCGGTTCGAACCCGGTCTTCCACCCTTTTTAAACTCCTTAGGAAACTAAGGAGTTTTTTTATGTCTTAAATCGAGGTGCTTAGAGTTCTAGCGTTCTAAGGAACAACAAAATCTCCTTGCCATGTATTGATAGTTCTATTAAAAATAAGCCTTGTATGGTCTGAATCTTTATGTAGCTGAAGGTAGTCTATAGATGTAATTCTAAATTCGAGAATGCAAAAGTTTATCCTTGAATCTCTTTCAATATAAATAGGCTTTTTAAGCGTAGTGCCTGGCGGTAACACAGTATTATAGTCGCTTGCAGCTTTTTTATCTATACGTTCTAAATTTTCTTTATAAAGAGCATCCTTAGTATGTATACTCACTTTACCTTGAAGAGAAAGTTGCAGGCTTTTATCTTGATGGTAAAAAAGTAAACTTCCTCCAGCATTATTAAATACCTGAGTTACCTTATCTGATCTGAAATCTGTATAAAATATTAGTGTTCTATCTTCTGTTATTCGTCGTAGAACTAAAGTTCGCTGTTTTATCTCGTTCCTATTAATTAGCGTTGCAAGCGTGCAAAATCTAAATGGATGTCCATGTTCTGAAATACCTTTTTCTAACTCTACCCACGCATTTTCTAAATATGCAGTTTCTTCCATATAACTATTCTATTTCGTATTCTAATCTCATGGTTATAGAGGCCGTTTTCTTCTTATCCTGTGTGTTATACGCGCCACTCCAGCTATAGTCTTCACCGCTGTTCTGTCCTGTGATCTGAAATACCCCCATACTCGCATTGTTGAGTTTGCCTAAGGAACCACCACTATTCTCTGCAATCTTTTCTGCTCTTAATCTAGCATCTTCTGTGGCTTTTGAGATCATAGAAATTTTCAGGTCTGAGATCTTGGTGTAATAATAGCGAGGAGGAGTAGAGTTAAATTGAACACCTTTATTTAAAAGCTCTGTAATTTCTCTTGAAACCTTTTCAATTAATTCTACATCTACAGATTCAATTTTCACAGATTGATTAAGTTCGTATCCTTTAAAGATGCTACCTACATAATTTCCATTCTGATATTGATTTTCCTGCTGTTCAATGGTCTGTA is from Gillisia sp. Hel1_33_143 and encodes:
- the bshB1 gene encoding bacillithiol biosynthesis deacetylase BshB1; this encodes MKLDILAIGAHPDDVELSCSGTLAKEISKGKKVGILDLTRGELGTRGTAITRREEAESAAKILGVSVRENLGFSDGFFENNKEHQLKIIEILRKYKPEIVFCNAIEDRHIDHGKGSKLVSDACFLSGLRRIETLDENGEQEAWRPKQVFHYIQWKNLVPDVVVDISGFMDVKLKSVKAYKTQFYDKDSSEPKTPISSDNFLDSITYRARDLGRIIGTDHAEGFTVERYVAVDSIFDLI
- a CDS encoding SIMPL domain-containing protein; protein product: MKYISAIIFAIAIVLASYFLGNAYVERAQPKGVISVTGSGSENFTSDLIVWEGKFSRTFPNLKQAFEDLESDKEIVKQYLISKGIKSENIVFNSVQTIEQQENQYQNGNYVGSIFKGYELNQSVKIESVDVELIEKVSREITELLNKGVQFNSTPPRYYYTKISDLKISMISKATEDARLRAEKIAENSGGSLGKLNNASMGVFQITGQNSGEDYSWSGAYNTQDKKKTASITMRLEYEIE
- a CDS encoding pyridoxamine 5'-phosphate oxidase family protein; the protein is MEETAYLENAWVELEKGISEHGHPFRFCTLATLINRNEIKQRTLVLRRITEDRTLIFYTDFRSDKVTQVFNNAGGSLLFYHQDKSLQLSLQGKVSIHTKDALYKENLERIDKKAASDYNTVLPPGTTLKKPIYIERDSRINFCILEFRITSIDYLQLHKDSDHTRLIFNRTINTWQGDFVVP
- a CDS encoding trans-sulfuration enzyme family protein → MKENKLGLNTICTHTGELEDTQFKGAISPLFMSTSYAFEDVEVKRYPRYFNTPNQVALAKKMAALEHGEAALIFGSGMAAVSTSMFAFLHKGDHVVLQNTLYGGTSNLVVEEFEKFGIEYSFTEDLKIESFKAQIQDNTKVIYIETPSNPLLTVTDIKAVAELAKEHNLVSMIDNTFASPVNQNPIDFGIDIVIHSATKYMGGHSDILAGTVISSEEHINTIFQMAKNFGGSLSDYTVWLLERSLKTMGIRVKAQNKNAKKLAKFLEKHEDIGQVYYPGLKSHPDHKLAKSQMHGFGGMMSFELREGLDADLFQKKLKLIKSSMSLAGVESTILSPTKTSHALLTPEEREKQGIRDGLLRFSVGIEEKEDLIADIEQALKELKG